One region of Longimicrobium sp. genomic DNA includes:
- a CDS encoding DUF4160 domain-containing protein, whose product MNRSDINRNGELRNRSAMPTVLRSGPYRFFFYAGDRDEPPHVHVEREDNRAKFWLDPVRMQNSGGFSGIELNRITALVEAHREQLLRAWNDYFDE is encoded by the coding sequence GTGAATCGAAGCGACATCAATCGAAACGGCGAGTTGCGGAACAGGAGCGCTATGCCGACCGTATTGCGTAGCGGACCATACCGGTTTTTCTTCTACGCAGGCGACCGCGACGAGCCTCCGCACGTGCACGTGGAACGGGAAGACAATCGGGCGAAGTTCTGGCTCGATCCCGTTCGCATGCAGAACAGCGGAGGATTCAGCGGGATCGAGCTGAACCGGATTACCGCCTTGGTCGAAGCACACCGGGAGCAGTTGCTGAGGGCGTGGAATGACTACTTTGATGAGTGA
- a CDS encoding type II toxin-antitoxin system antitoxin SocA domain-containing protein, with amino-acid sequence MSAMKLQKLIYYAQAWSLVWDDRQLFGEPIEAWANGPVVRSLYDRHRGQFEIREWSWGNPAKLDEDARETVDAVLDYYGGRSAQVLSDLTHRELPWREARKGVPDGERGAAPISLATMSEYYSSLP; translated from the coding sequence ATGTCCGCGATGAAGCTCCAGAAGCTGATCTACTACGCGCAGGCATGGTCGCTCGTCTGGGATGATCGCCAGCTGTTCGGCGAGCCGATCGAGGCGTGGGCGAACGGGCCGGTGGTCCGCAGCCTCTACGACCGCCACCGGGGCCAGTTCGAAATCCGTGAATGGTCCTGGGGCAATCCCGCGAAGCTGGACGAGGATGCCCGGGAAACCGTCGATGCGGTGCTCGACTACTACGGCGGCCGCAGCGCCCAGGTGCTCAGCGACCTGACGCACCGCGAGCTGCCCTGGCGCGAGGCCCGGAAGGGGGTGCCCGACGGAGAGCGTGGCGCCGCACCGATCTCGCTCGCCACGATGTCGGAGTACTACAGCTCGCTCCCGTGA
- a CDS encoding DUF2442 domain-containing protein — protein MSELRIPEATRVTVTDDALTVELADGRTISAPLAWYPRLAHGTPEERGNWRFIGGGEGIHWPDLDEDISVENLLAGKPSGESQRSLKRWLEMRRGAA, from the coding sequence ATGAGTGAACTGCGCATCCCCGAAGCGACCCGGGTGACCGTGACCGACGACGCGCTGACCGTGGAGCTTGCGGACGGGCGTACGATCTCGGCGCCGCTGGCGTGGTATCCGCGCCTGGCACACGGCACGCCCGAGGAGCGTGGCAACTGGCGGTTCATCGGCGGGGGGGAAGGAATCCACTGGCCCGACCTCGACGAAGACATCAGCGTCGAGAACCTGCTCGCGGGGAAGCCCTCCGGCGAAAGCCAGCGTTCGCTGAAGCGGTGGTTGGAGATGCGCCGCGGCGCAGCCTGA
- a CDS encoding aminopeptidase: protein MGLLAPVPFRRALLAVGLTASLVSACSPGYVLRGAWEEAKILSRRRPITAVIADPRQPAETRRKLRLVLDVRAFARDSLGERTGDSYTLFAEKKSDTLATVLSAAYKDRFRAKTWWFPVVGSVPYKGFFHEEDARREAEKLEAEGFDTYMRPTSAFSTLGWFNDPVLSTLLRYDDVDLANTVIHELFHNTFFAPGKIAFNESMANFAGGRGAIEFFCRRDGPDAPTCRRARDEWDDDLAFGFFMSELVHDLESLYARTDITREQKLALREEVFARAQRRFADELRPRLKVNTFASFTREPLNNATLISRRIYYDRLDLFERVYQSRGGDLRRTLADIVAAARANRADPYAGVAALVR, encoded by the coding sequence ATGGGTTTGCTTGCACCGGTACCATTTCGTCGCGCCCTGCTCGCGGTCGGGCTGACGGCGTCGCTCGTCTCGGCCTGCTCGCCCGGCTACGTGCTGCGCGGCGCGTGGGAAGAGGCGAAGATCCTGTCGCGGCGGCGGCCGATCACCGCCGTCATCGCCGACCCGCGGCAGCCGGCCGAGACGCGGCGCAAGCTGCGGCTGGTGCTCGACGTGCGCGCCTTCGCCCGCGACTCGCTGGGCGAGCGCACGGGCGACAGCTACACCCTGTTCGCCGAGAAGAAGTCCGACACGCTGGCCACCGTCCTCTCCGCGGCCTACAAGGACCGGTTCCGTGCGAAGACGTGGTGGTTCCCCGTCGTGGGGAGCGTGCCGTACAAGGGGTTCTTCCACGAGGAGGACGCGCGCCGCGAGGCCGAGAAGCTGGAGGCGGAGGGGTTCGACACCTACATGCGGCCGACGTCGGCGTTCAGCACGCTGGGGTGGTTCAACGACCCCGTGTTGAGCACGCTGCTGCGCTACGACGACGTGGACCTGGCCAACACGGTGATCCACGAGCTCTTCCACAACACCTTCTTCGCGCCGGGGAAGATCGCGTTCAACGAGAGCATGGCCAACTTCGCGGGGGGGCGGGGCGCGATCGAGTTCTTCTGCCGCCGCGACGGCCCCGACGCGCCCACCTGCCGCCGCGCGCGCGACGAGTGGGACGACGACCTGGCGTTCGGCTTCTTCATGAGCGAGCTGGTGCACGACCTGGAGTCGCTGTACGCGCGCACCGACATCACCCGCGAGCAGAAGCTGGCGCTGCGCGAGGAGGTGTTCGCGCGGGCGCAGCGCCGGTTCGCCGACGAGCTGCGGCCGCGGCTGAAGGTGAACACCTTCGCCAGCTTCACCCGCGAGCCGCTGAACAACGCCACGCTGATCTCGCGTCGCATCTACTACGACCGGCTGGACCTGTTCGAGCGCGTGTACCAG
- the pabB gene encoding aminodeoxychorismate synthase component I, with the protein MRFDSLDPVRGAGSYRFGGLRRVVRAHALGDVLPAMREVERAVAEGLHAAGFMAYEAAPAFDPALVTRVPDPRLPLAWFGIFEERIETEPVEAPDDLDAAEIGELRADVREAEHAAQVARIRELIAAGDTYQVNLTFPLRAPFAGSPSALYRRLCHAQRAAYCALLDFGDMAVVSASPELFFRWAGGELELRPMKGTRPRGASPDEDAEIAAELAASPKDRAENLMIVDLLRNDAGRIAEFGGVRVERMFEVERYPTVHQMTSTIRARTRAGTTLADVFRALFPCGSVTGAPKVRTSQIIAELEGAPRGVYTGAVGFASPGEAVFSVAIRTLLLDCAAGMAELGVGSGITWDSDAAAEYRECLSKSAFVRREPDPALIETFGWTPGEGFVRLAGHLARLAASAAHFGYAFDADSLARRLDTLAETLPREPRTIRVTLQPGGRIDISHEPMRRWAEPVRLAVARRRLPSDHPLWRHKTARRALYRDHAPVSIPHDDVLLVNERGELAETRIANVVLEIDGALWTPRVDAGLLPGVLRAELLRDGALHERTLTLADLERATAVWVINSLRGWGRAVVVSPSTDTETQMPAASAVGIPST; encoded by the coding sequence GTGCGGTTCGATTCGCTCGACCCGGTGCGGGGGGCGGGGTCGTACCGCTTCGGCGGGCTGCGGCGCGTGGTGCGGGCGCACGCGCTCGGCGACGTGCTGCCGGCGATGCGCGAGGTGGAGCGGGCCGTCGCCGAGGGACTCCACGCGGCCGGGTTCATGGCGTACGAGGCCGCACCCGCGTTCGACCCCGCGCTGGTGACGCGCGTGCCGGACCCGCGGCTGCCGCTGGCGTGGTTCGGGATCTTCGAGGAGCGGATCGAGACGGAGCCGGTCGAAGCGCCCGACGACCTCGACGCGGCGGAGATCGGCGAGCTGCGCGCGGACGTGCGTGAGGCGGAGCACGCGGCGCAGGTCGCGCGCATCCGCGAGCTGATCGCGGCGGGCGACACCTACCAGGTGAACCTCACCTTCCCGCTCCGCGCGCCGTTCGCCGGCTCGCCGTCGGCGCTGTACCGGCGGCTGTGCCATGCGCAGCGGGCGGCGTACTGCGCGCTGCTCGACTTCGGCGACATGGCCGTCGTCTCCGCGTCTCCCGAGCTGTTCTTCCGCTGGGCGGGCGGCGAGCTGGAGCTGCGGCCGATGAAGGGGACGCGGCCGCGCGGCGCATCGCCCGATGAGGACGCGGAGATCGCGGCGGAGCTGGCGGCATCGCCCAAGGACCGCGCCGAGAACCTGATGATCGTGGACCTGCTGCGGAACGACGCGGGGCGGATCGCGGAGTTCGGCGGGGTGCGCGTGGAGCGGATGTTCGAGGTGGAGCGCTACCCCACGGTGCACCAGATGACGTCCACCATCCGTGCGCGGACCCGGGCGGGAACGACGCTGGCGGACGTGTTCCGCGCGCTCTTCCCGTGCGGCTCGGTCACCGGGGCGCCCAAGGTGCGCACGTCGCAGATCATCGCGGAGCTGGAGGGCGCGCCGCGCGGCGTGTATACGGGCGCGGTCGGCTTCGCGTCGCCGGGGGAGGCGGTGTTCAGCGTGGCCATCCGCACGCTGCTGCTCGACTGCGCGGCGGGCATGGCGGAGCTGGGCGTGGGGAGCGGGATCACGTGGGATTCGGACGCGGCGGCGGAGTACCGCGAGTGCCTGTCCAAGTCCGCGTTCGTGCGCCGCGAACCCGATCCCGCGCTGATCGAGACGTTCGGCTGGACGCCGGGGGAGGGCTTCGTTCGCCTGGCCGGGCACCTCGCGCGGCTGGCGGCGTCGGCGGCACACTTTGGCTACGCGTTCGATGCGGATTCGCTCGCGCGGCGGCTCGACACGCTCGCGGAGACGCTGCCGCGCGAGCCGCGGACAATCCGCGTGACGCTGCAGCCGGGCGGGCGCATCGACATCTCCCACGAGCCGATGCGGCGCTGGGCGGAGCCGGTGCGGCTGGCCGTCGCTCGTCGCCGTCTCCCGAGCGATCACCCGCTGTGGCGCCACAAGACGGCGCGGCGCGCGCTCTACCGCGACCACGCGCCCGTCTCCATCCCCCACGACGACGTGCTGCTGGTGAACGAGCGCGGCGAGCTGGCCGAGACGCGCATCGCCAACGTGGTGCTGGAGATCGACGGCGCGCTGTGGACGCCGCGCGTGGACGCGGGCCTCCTCCCCGGCGTCCTCCGCGCCGAACTGCTGCGCGACGGCGCCCTCCACGAGCGCACGCTCACGCTCGCCGACCTGGAGCGCGCGACGGCCGTGTGGGTGATCAACTCGCTGCGCGGCTGGGGACGCGCCGTCGTCGTCTCCCCGTCGACGGACACGGAAACGCAGATGCCGGCAGCCTCGGCCGTCGGCATCCCGTCGACGTAA
- a CDS encoding cation transporter — protein MGSDPERRALRLSYFTVAYNVAEGVASVAAGGVAGSAALVGFGLDSFVESLSGAIMVWRFRTRRPHADAERAERRAVRLVGCTFFVLGAYVLLGAARKLWVGERPEGSVPGIAIALVSLVVMPLLYLAKRRTARRIGSRSLAADSKQTLACMGMSAGVLLGLVLNRAFGLWQADPVMGIVIALLLFREGREALREGTLCCC, from the coding sequence ATGGGCAGCGATCCGGAGCGCCGCGCGCTGCGGCTGTCGTACTTCACCGTCGCGTACAACGTGGCGGAGGGGGTGGCGTCGGTGGCCGCCGGTGGCGTGGCGGGGAGCGCGGCGCTGGTGGGGTTCGGGCTGGACAGCTTCGTGGAGTCGCTGTCCGGCGCGATCATGGTGTGGCGCTTCCGCACACGCCGCCCGCACGCCGACGCCGAGCGCGCCGAACGCCGCGCCGTGCGCCTGGTCGGCTGCACCTTCTTCGTCCTGGGCGCGTACGTGCTGCTCGGCGCGGCGCGCAAGCTGTGGGTCGGCGAGCGGCCGGAGGGCTCCGTCCCCGGCATCGCCATCGCCCTCGTCTCGCTGGTGGTGATGCCGCTGCTGTACCTGGCCAAGCGCCGCACCGCGCGCCGCATCGGCAGCCGCAGCCTGGCGGCCGACTCGAAGCAGACGCTGGCGTGCATGGGGATGTCGGCCGGCGTGCTGCTCGGCCTCGTGCTGAACCGCGCCTTCGGGCTCTGGCAGGCGGATCCCGTGATGGGGATCGTCATCGCCCTGCTGCTCTTCCGCGAAGGGCGCGAGGCGCTGCGCGAGGGGACGCTCTGCTGCTGCTGA